gaggccggggcggcggccgccgcgtcaGGCCCTCCATGGCCGCCGGCCCTAGTTCCGCGGAAGATGAAACGTAGGGGAAACCGGGAAAGAAGAGAAGACGATCAGGAGAGAAAAACAGGAGACGACGAACTCTGGTAAAGCACGTGGtgtaaaaaaaagaagaagagtaAAATAGTGCCAAATATATGGGCAAATATTAGAAAAGGGAGAAAATACATATAATGGTAATAAAGTCAAGTAGCATATGTTTGGAGGTCTATTTTTGCGAAGTCAATGTTAGAAATGGCAAAACTGCGAAGCGCAATATTTAGAGTTCTAAATATTCAATTTTCTCGTGCAGGCAGCAGGTGCGCGTGTTTAAAACACGCGtgcagcgagcgagcgagcgagctcagATGTCCTGTGATGGAGCTTGAAGACGAGGTGACGTGGAACCGACTGAAGTAAAATACCTCTacgcccctcctccctcctcctctttcCTCTTTCTCCAGGCAGCGCTCGTAATCCCTGCGCCAGGCATtactctctctccccccccggCTGCGTGCATTCAAGCTCGCCTGTGCTACATACACGACCGCTCCAAGCCAAGCCTGGCGCTGCTGCTGGTGTTCTGCATCCAGCACGGCGGCCCGCCTGCCTCGACGCGGATGCTACTGCCCTGCCACTGCATGCGCATCTGGGTGTTGGTTCCTCTGTTCGCGCGAGCGATCCTACCGTGGCCCAGCTGCTGCAACGCCACCGCCACAGACCACAGGGTTCCTCCCTCTGGCCGCCGGCCTTCTCGGAGCCTTAGCTTGTTGTTGCATTATTGGGTTGCTTGTTGATGCAGCGGTCAGGTAGCCAGCTGAGAAGTGAAGAGGAATACTGGTCGTACGTCTAGCAGTAGCAGCTGCAGGTGGTTTTTATGAAGGCAACTTTAACTGATCATCATTCCATGGTTTGATGATCATCCTGACCGATCAACATCAGGAAATAGCTAGATGCACTAAAGTCTAAACTCGTATGTTCGGAAAAAAAAACTTTTATCTGCATGCAATACGAGCCGGTTATGAGCAATGCCATCTCACTCGAAAGCTGAACCATTCATTCATAGACTGCACTCTTCATTCAAACAGAGCATTACATTGTTATTATGACAACTAAAACCATACTAACGTAAGCAACACAACAAGGTCATAAACATAGCAACTAATTAAGATCAGCAACTACTCTAGCTACTAGCCTACAACATCACCAAGATGGCCCTGTCCGTCCAGTGGATGATCCAACGGCGGTCACTCCTCCACCGTGCTTCGAGATGCGTGTGCCCGAACAACCTGAGCTAACCATCCGTATGAGCATCCACTGGACGGGGCGGGCAAGGCATGCCAGCCGGCCTCCCTTCACTTGCCCTTGCCGCGCCTCttgtcgccgccgctgccggcggcgccggcgccatgGAGGAGGTCCACGAGGGAGGGCTGCTTACAGTTGATGCAGGTGGGGAAGTCCCTCTTGGCCACCATGCAGTACATCATGCACCGAGTGCAGGCGCCGATCACCATCGGCGACTTGCCCCCCGGGCTGCCGTCCGACGACACGCACGAGCTCGGGGACGACGACCAGTCGCTGCCGTCGCCCCCGTCCACCTCCATCCtcccggccgccggcggcgacaGGTGCAGCTGCAGCCTCGCGCCCCTCGCACCGCCTCTGCCACCATTGCGGTTGCTCATGGCTCGCCTACACTGCACGGCAAAGATTGACAAGGGTCAAAAGATCGACTGGTGTTTGGTAAACAAGCAGAAGGCTTGAAAGAGATCGAGAGGTTGAGGCATGGCAGATGTTACTCAACTACCTGAAGGTTGATGAAAAGTGAAGAGGAAGCAAGGAGATGTGCTGTTGCAGGGTTGCAGCTCTGGTATGTTTTGGTTGTGGGGCTTCAAGGGGTTCCAGGCTCCTGTTATATAGGGGAGGTGGAGGAGGGGAGGCCAATGATGTTATTTACTTCGTATtaatacatacaaacaaagttGCTCCTCTGGTCCTTGCTATCAtcacttcctctctctctctctctcatcacCTCATTTATGCTTCTGTCTTTTATAGAGTAATATGTTAATTTCACTACAAAATTATGTGTAGAAATTTTGGTCAACGAATATATGGAGTTAGCTAGAATTCTATCTATGCAATATTTGCGACGGTATATACCAAGGGGAAAGTAATATTTCACGAAGAAAGTTCCTCTTCCATCTTCTCACGAGCAGATAAAAGTTGGGCCAACTTCTCTTACAAAGCCTTTTGCTCAGAAAGCAGATTTTGTTTTTGAGCCTCTAATTCCTATTAATTTCCTGAGATTTGGCATTCTTATCCCGGATCCTCGCGAGATGATAGGGACTTTGCACGGCTCACGCACGTTGCTATACACCAAAAAAGCTTCTTCGTCTGTCCGTCAGCAAGCGTATACAAAGGCTGCATGATAAACctgtaacatcccagttttcatcactattgaaagaaatgcaaagtaagggtgtttgcgtaattttataaaagtacaagtccttttatgcaaatatttgatttacaaaagtaacttttaaatttactcaggactaaagtataaaaatgcgagtcatcatgacatgtctatccaaccattatgacgagtctatcccgtcataatgacatgtctatccaaccattacgacaagtctatcccgtcatactgacatgtctatccaaccattatgacaagtctatcccgtcatcatgacgtgtcataaatgcttgcatttaggtcctgaattttataaagttttaccctttaggacaaaagcaattcaaatccgacttttattcaaaaattcatgtgtaaaaacataagttttgagtttttgaatttgagccctaaagcaatgttatagagtttgaaaaactcttcaactttcgttttaggcatttcttcatttgagttttggattgatggaaaattttgccttacagatgagtccctgcagttttctaaaattgcgcataagtccttgaggaattccatttccctttcccctctgttttccttctccggtgctttctttatcttcactggcaacaccatcccccttgatctataaataggaccccCCTTTTTGCCATTcacccatgagcaaggtagataagttgtggtaaggttagtgctggactagccacttaaaggtgtgcgttccttcgtgactttgtcgctccaataaggtaagtgttagtctcctggttaaactTGAGTACGtagtatataggttgtgattcatctgttggtaggctccacctcgccataaatcagggtcgtcgcacacagcgccggccgagatatttttccgccgcgcgaaccaCCTCACCTCATTTAAAAAGGAAGCCGACGCACCTCCCTGCCGTCCCCACCCGTGCTCGCTTTctctcgcgcacgcgcgacacaccggccccatgacgggaccgcgcactgccgccggcaccgcgccgtgccgcccacctccgcgtccccaccttgcccacgccgctgcagcgtcctcgccggctttgccgcctcgacgctcgcgtcttcagtgctgccactgtttgagCTGACAGcaagctgccgcagcccacgccgtcgcccgtccctgtgcgacgccgctgctgctctccccgcctataaaaggagcgaggccgtgatgaactccGTCATCAGCCAAAGCACACCGAGCCGCCTCACTTCGCTAGCTAAACCACTTCTCACGAGCCcagctcactcacgagacgaagctccaacagttgatcctctcctcaaatcatgtactatctatttcccctattttcatctccatttgagcttattttatagcttgcttatgttgtttgccggttgtgccgtttccgcccgtagatcacggagtgaccgaggaggagccggccaaggagtacgaaggccagtacagcgcgccggagccagaagacccgtaccgtgagcaggaagccgccgccgccgacgcgtacgtaagcgaaggcaagttttattgacccctacgtgagcggttgcatccatgtgaggacgtctagttgtagcttTAGTTTAGGATTGATTACATATACCgatgcttgagtgattgagtgtgctcatgcatgcatatgagtagttatgcatatccagagttgagactaggacaTGAAGGGTtttggctgaggctagggcagctgggtatgctggagtcagcgctaccgtggtggtagactggcaggtgagtgctaccgtggaggtaggctcgagttgacatgttgaggaatggttgctgccctggtgaaccataaggaccgagttgttttgacatctcacctagcttactttagtacgaccacaggttccgttatgggccggacttagcctaatcccactggttagcctgacggtcgtagggatggttcacgggtatagaccattggggtctgggcccgagggtttgtgcggccgggctggggcgtgaccacggctgggtgtcggctatgtcggttgtccgttcgggcagtcgagcttgtaggtacagtgtacgacctctgcaaagtgtagaatccattcgaatggtccgtgtccacggaatggacaggctacagtgtggtcctgacaactagtgagctacctactgtgggttgtgtcggaaGAGCGGTATAACTTAAGTTGCATTACTAATGCATTGTGATTAATGTGCATCGTGCAtatcattcccctcccgtagggtgaggtggaacttgctgagtacttttatactcacccgtttatgacttgttgcagagAATCCTGATTTTgtgcctgaggaaggcgagtagttcgtgccctatacccaagtctggagtgaTGCCGTCGCAGTAGAAGccaccatgtcagatgaagagtttACCCTCGCGTTTATCACCGCTATtgttgtattcctagtttatgttattattgtaatcgaacgtattaaataaagctatgtatgattgtggcaccacttgtgtaatgtattttcgcCAGAGACTGcttctggtgtttaaatacatgtttagctccggttgtttagacCGGGGTGTTTCAAGTGGTCTCAGAGCCAGGTTGGCTGTAGGACACGAACCGGTAGTAACGATGACCGTAGGAGCCCTAGGATGGTCAATCCATGAGACCCTATTAGTCTTTAAAACTTTATCCTTATTATGCTAACCCTACCTTTGTAAGTTAGATGGCGGATGACTGGACCACCACCTACTGCATCAACGAAGATGGATTTCCCAGGGTGCTTTATGCTGCCACGGTGTGACTGGGTATTCCGGAACGACCGGAGTATGCGGGTCGCGTGTTCATGGAGCATGGCACTGAAAGCTGTGAGGTCACCGTCCATATTGGCGCCAGTGATAAATACTTGGAAATGCAACCCTGGAGCATCACCGCCACTGGAGCCCGAATGCATGACACCATTCAACTTGCCGCTCGCAAGGCACTGCGGTACCTGTGCCAGATGTTCGAATGGCACTTGGGTTCCACTCCCATGAAGTACTTTCCACCGTTGGACCGTAGCCGTCCTGCCTGGGCGGCGAGGATCCGCAACCTGGAAAGCCCCGCAGGGACAGAGAAGAACCCCACAGTTGTCGCTATGTCTGGCTATTTGCTTAGCCTCGACGATTTGTGCGACCAACTGCATCAGCGTGTGAGAGATTTAATCCAGCGTGCTGAGGGAGCGGAGTCCCGCTGGCATAAGGCTAAGCTGGCCTTAGCTCAGGCAGAAGCCCGAGCGGCTGAAGCTGAAAGCCGCCTCGCCGTGGCTGAAGAAAACCTTAGGGAACAGGCAGATCGCCACAGTCAACTCCTTAGGGGTGTCTACCTAGTGGACCGTGCCAAGCGCAAGGAACGCCATCCCAGGACCGCCGCGGAGCCACCAATCCTGGAGGGGATCCCACTGTACCCTTTGTCCCAACCGCGCAGGAGGATTTGCGAATCAGTgccgcccacgcctcccgcgtctCCCCAGATCCCGGAAACAGTGACCCCGAAGACCGTGTTGTAGGGTCCAGTAGTCGAGTCGTCCCGGCCGACCCTTAAAAGTCGAGCCGCGTTATTGTAATCCGTCGTGTCATATATCCCTGCTTGTTTGAATGAATGCTTGGTGCTTGAATGATTTGTTTGTGTTGTGtgctattatatatatatatatatatatatgcaaatcTACCCTAGTAATAAATTAGAAGAGCCACCTAATCGTACCTTATCCCTTCTTTACCGCAGATGTCCCGTCATTCGAGTCGAGTCCAGGGACTCCATGCTCAGGAAGACGGTGACGAGGTCAACCCGAGAAACCAGGCCCCTTTGAACGTAGCCCCAGGAGCACCAGAAAATGGAcacccaccgccgccacctccccgtGCCCCAGCACCCATTGATCTGGCAGCCATACCGCAGCAGCAGAA
Above is a genomic segment from Panicum hallii strain FIL2 chromosome 8, PHallii_v3.1, whole genome shotgun sequence containing:
- the LOC112903288 gene encoding uncharacterized protein LOC112903288, encoding MSNRNGGRGGARGARLQLHLSPPAAGRMEVDGGDGSDWSSSPSSCVSSDGSPGGKSPMVIGACTRCMMYCMVAKRDFPTCINCKQPSLVDLLHGAGAAGSGGDKRRGKGK